A stretch of Oncorhynchus mykiss isolate Arlee chromosome 12, USDA_OmykA_1.1, whole genome shotgun sequence DNA encodes these proteins:
- the LOC110537578 gene encoding transducin beta-like protein 2, translating to MEFAALFALTLLIGMLIILVAVAVGKQKGEISKQLEQNEEDSVAERNAVKAPTAKKQKQQQRPRKEKAQQHTFSHPLLASSLKSHSGNVTSLDFSSNGKYLATCADDRTVRIWSTKEFLDRDHKCLRANLELDHATLVRFSPDSRAFITWLANGDTIRIFKMTKKDDGSFTFKAAPEDFPKKHKANVINIGIAETGKFIMSASTDTNILIWDLKGEVLASIITNQMTNSYAAISPCGRFVASCGFTPDVKVWEVCFGKGGDFKEVSRAFDLKGHSAGVHSFAFSNDSRRMATVSKDGTWRLWDTDVEYKKQQDPYLLKSVPCQSSEGSRVALSPDARVVAISNGCSVAMYSTSTGQLEEEFHGVHSEEITELRFDINSRYLVCSGDRAVRVFHNAPGYRAAIQDMQAMLKNAQNEGMKQRLQQQIQEVQSTLDTVLTAPKD from the exons ATGGAGTTTGCAGCTCTTTTTGCCTTGACCTTATTAATAGGAATGCTAATAATTTTGGTCGCCGTCGCAGTGGGAAAGCAGAAAGGAGAAATAAGTAAACAACTAGAGCAGAATGAAGAAGACTCAGTTG CAGAGAGAAATGCAGTGAAGGCTCCCACTGCCAAGAAACAGAAACAACAACAGCGTCCTCGCAAGGAGAAAGCCCAGCAGCACACCTTCAGCCACCCTCTTCTAGCATCATCCTTGAAG agtcACAGTGGAAATGTGACGTCCCTGGACTTCAGCAGCAACGGAAAGTACCTAGCCACCTGTGCTGACGACCGCACTGTCAGGATATGGAGCACCAAGGAATTCCTGGACAGAGACCACAAATGTCTGCGGGCCAACTTAGAGCTGGACCATGCCACACTGGTCCGTTTCAGCCCTGATTCAAG GGCCTTCATTACTTGGCTGGCTAACGGAGATACCATTCGCATCTTCAAGATGACCAAGAAGGATGATGGGAGCTTCACTTTCAAAGCTGCCCCTGAAGACTTCCCAAAGAAACACAAGGCCAATGTCATCAATATCGGCATCGCAGAGACTG GCAAGTTCATCATGAGTGCCTCCACCGACACCAACATCCTCATCTGGGACCTGAAAGGAGAGGTACTGGCTTCTATCATCACCAACCAGATGACCAACTCCTACGCTGCCATTTCACCCTGTGGAAG GTTTGTGGCTTCCTGTGGCTTCACTCCTGACGTGAAGGTATGGGAGGTGTGCTTTGGGAAGGGTGGTGACTTCAAAGAGGTGAGCCGCGCCTTCGACCTGAAGGGCCATTCAGCAGGGGTCCACTCCTTTGCCTTCTCTAACGACTCACGCAG AATGGCCACCGTCTCCAAGGACGGCACTTGGCGGCTGTGGGACACAGATGTGGAGTACAAGAAGCAACAAGACCCGTACCTCCTGAAGTCGGTGCCTTGCCAGTCGTCGGAAGGCAGCCGGGTGGCCCTGTCGCCAGACGCGCGCGTGGTGGCTATCTCCAACGGCTGCAGCGTGGCCATGTACAGCACATCCACTGGTCAGCTGGAGGAGGAGTTCCACGGAGTCCACAGCGAGGAGATCACCGAGCTGAGGTTTGACATCAACAGCCGCTACCTGGTGTGCAGCGGGGACCGGGCGGTACGTGTGTTCCACAATGCGCCAGGTTACCGTGCAGCCATCCAGGACATGCAAGCCATGCTAAAGAACGCCCAGAACGAGGGTATGAAACAAAGGCTGCAGCAGCAGATACAGGAGGTGCAGAGCACGCTAGACACAGTGCTCACGGCACCCAAGGACTAA